The uncultured Methanobrevibacter sp. genome contains a region encoding:
- a CDS encoding CBS domain-containing protein, whose translation MLTSVQKEILQTLINLYQSSNGKSIKGEDIAEVMNRNPGTIRNQMQALRSLSLVKGVPGPRGGYKPTIEAYHSLNISVSDDDSYVPIYKNGKRIEDVSVAKIEFTSIPQPTECEAAIKVLGSIKDLNLGDEVRIGPTPVNNLGVMGTIVGRDDMDNILLVDTKTIRSIPKQTVGDIASRDVISFSMDCSVKEAARKLAKLEIDGAPVMKDGKIVGVFTLTDLVNAIAEDKENETVGELMSTNVVIVNEDLKIANAIEVMLKKSISRLIIADNNQTLLGIVTRTDLIDSITNLKQFPIITK comes from the coding sequence ATGTTAACATCTGTTCAAAAAGAAATATTACAAACCCTGATTAACTTATATCAATCCTCAAATGGTAAGTCTATTAAGGGTGAAGACATTGCGGAAGTTATGAATAGAAATCCGGGAACTATCCGTAATCAAATGCAAGCTTTAAGGAGTTTAAGTTTAGTTAAAGGGGTACCGGGCCCTCGTGGAGGATATAAACCTACTATTGAAGCATATCATTCATTAAACATTTCAGTCTCAGATGATGATTCATATGTGCCGATTTATAAAAACGGTAAAAGAATCGAGGATGTTTCTGTTGCTAAAATCGAATTCACCAGTATCCCTCAACCTACTGAGTGTGAAGCAGCCATTAAGGTTTTAGGAAGTATCAAGGACTTGAATTTAGGTGATGAGGTTAGAATAGGTCCTACTCCAGTTAACAATTTGGGAGTAATGGGCACTATTGTAGGTAGGGACGATATGGACAATATCCTTTTGGTAGATACCAAAACTATAAGAAGTATTCCAAAACAGACTGTGGGAGACATTGCAAGCCGTGATGTAATCTCATTTTCAATGGACTGTTCCGTTAAGGAAGCTGCTCGGAAATTGGCCAAACTGGAAATTGATGGTGCTCCAGTTATGAAAGATGGAAAAATTGTAGGAGTATTTACCTTAACCGATCTGGTCAATGCGATAGCTGAAGATAAGGAAAATGAAACTGTTGGAGAGCTGATGTCAACTAATGTCGTCATTGTAAATGAGGATTTAAAGATAGCCAATGCAATTGAGGTAATGCTTAAAAAATCAATTTCAAGACTTATTATAGCAGACAACAATCAAACATTACTTGGAATTGTAACAAGAACAGATTTAATTGACAGCATAACAAATT